A portion of the Streptomyces sp. NBC_00376 genome contains these proteins:
- the dnaN gene encoding DNA polymerase III subunit beta: MEFRIERSALTDAVAWAARVLPTRSPVPVLGGLLLEAANGRLSISGLDYEASARIEVEAETVRAGKVLVMGRRLLDVCKVLPEKVVECAVEGSRFSLASDGARFGLSVLPFDDYPALPSLPEVLGAVDAEEFAAAVAHVTVAAGRDDSLPTLTGIRLALDGDTMTLAATDRYRFAVRTLSWKPGVAGVPDGASDGVSADVVVSARRLTEIARSFGRGGMVSLALDGGSAGFELAGMRTTVRLLDGRLPRHDKLFAMTGAVTAETDRAPLVEAVKRVAVVAEGGSPLHLVFSEGSVLLQAGYEDDVASQRLPALLEGAEDLTVAFNPAYLMDALGSFGTPVIRFELMGPGQRAMVTGRTPGADPEGSRPAHQHLLMSAKPLL; this comes from the coding sequence ATGGAATTCCGCATTGAGCGCAGCGCACTGACCGATGCCGTGGCCTGGGCGGCCCGGGTGCTGCCCACGCGCTCGCCCGTTCCCGTGCTGGGCGGCCTGCTGCTGGAGGCGGCCAATGGCCGGCTGAGCATCTCGGGGCTGGACTACGAGGCGTCCGCCCGCATCGAGGTGGAGGCGGAGACCGTACGGGCCGGGAAGGTGCTGGTCATGGGCCGGCGGCTGCTCGATGTCTGCAAGGTGCTGCCCGAGAAGGTGGTGGAGTGCGCGGTCGAGGGTTCGCGGTTCTCGCTGGCGAGTGACGGTGCCCGGTTCGGCCTCTCGGTGCTGCCCTTCGACGACTACCCGGCGCTGCCGTCGCTGCCGGAGGTGCTCGGTGCGGTGGACGCGGAGGAGTTCGCGGCGGCCGTCGCCCATGTGACGGTGGCGGCGGGCCGGGACGACTCGCTGCCGACGCTGACCGGCATCCGGCTGGCGCTGGACGGCGACACGATGACCCTGGCCGCCACGGACCGCTACCGCTTCGCGGTGCGCACCCTCTCCTGGAAGCCTGGCGTGGCTGGTGTCCCGGACGGCGCCTCGGACGGGGTCTCGGCCGATGTCGTGGTCTCCGCCCGCAGGCTCACCGAGATCGCCCGCTCCTTCGGCCGGGGCGGCATGGTCAGCCTGGCCCTGGACGGAGGTTCGGCCGGGTTCGAACTGGCCGGGATGCGTACGACGGTGCGTCTGCTCGACGGCCGGCTGCCGCGCCACGACAAGCTGTTCGCGATGACCGGCGCGGTCACGGCCGAGACGGACCGGGCGCCCCTGGTCGAGGCCGTCAAGCGGGTCGCCGTGGTCGCGGAGGGCGGCAGCCCGCTCCACCTCGTCTTCTCCGAGGGCTCGGTGCTGCTCCAGGCGGGCTACGAGGACGACGTCGCCTCCCAGCGCCTGCCCGCCTTGCTGGAGGGTGCCGAGGACCTGACGGTCGCCTTCAACCCCGCGTATCTGATGGACGCGCTGGGTTCGTTCGGCACCCCCGTGATCAGGTTCGAGCTGATGGGCCCCGGCCAGCGCGCGATGGTCACCGGCCGGACGCCCGGCGCGGACCCGGAGGGCTCCCGGCCCGCTCACCAGCATCTGCTGATGTCGGCCAAGCCGCTGCTCTAG
- a CDS encoding helix-turn-helix domain-containing protein, with translation MARAENKETASPTAKLVADVAKNARMRKKLTQEQLGKEIDFSAAAVSAMETCAQPASDDMLAGVERVLGDGMGVFERARLYMRMEAYPPQFKNYPLLEQSAVRLELYSAFVVHGLFQTEAYARALIGGGYPALSDSRVEELVEARTARGALFDREPTALIELILEESVLTRAIGSEEIMRGQMRHLAKCAQRRNVTLQVLPLDCGLSGEHAGDRGDMNLIETPDHERLLFLEVQDESLLIGDPAEVSTRARRYAKIRSQALGPRESLGLIKRLAGDEE, from the coding sequence ATGGCGCGAGCGGAAAACAAGGAAACGGCTAGTCCGACAGCCAAGTTGGTGGCCGATGTGGCCAAAAATGCCCGCATGCGGAAGAAGCTGACTCAGGAACAGCTCGGAAAAGAGATCGACTTCTCGGCGGCGGCGGTGAGCGCCATGGAGACGTGTGCACAGCCCGCGAGCGACGACATGTTGGCGGGGGTGGAGCGGGTACTCGGGGACGGCATGGGCGTGTTCGAGCGGGCGCGGCTGTACATGCGGATGGAGGCGTATCCGCCGCAGTTCAAGAACTACCCGCTACTTGAGCAAAGCGCGGTCAGGCTTGAGCTGTACTCCGCATTTGTGGTTCATGGGCTTTTCCAGACGGAGGCGTACGCGCGGGCTCTTATCGGAGGCGGCTACCCAGCACTGTCCGACTCGCGGGTGGAGGAGCTGGTCGAGGCGCGGACCGCTCGCGGGGCACTGTTCGACCGAGAGCCGACGGCCCTGATCGAGCTGATCCTGGAGGAGTCCGTACTGACTCGGGCCATCGGCAGCGAGGAAATCATGCGGGGCCAGATGCGGCACCTCGCGAAATGCGCGCAACGCCGCAACGTCACGCTTCAGGTACTGCCGCTGGACTGCGGACTGAGCGGAGAGCACGCTGGAGACCGAGGGGACATGAACCTGATCGAGACCCCGGATCACGAGCGCCTGCTCTTCTTGGAGGTTCAGGACGAAAGCCTGCTGATCGGCGATCCCGCTGAGGTGAGCACGCGCGCCCGGCGATATGCGAAGATCCGATCACAGGCCCTGGGCCCTCGTGAATCGCTGGGCCTCATCAAGCGGTTGGCAGGAGACGAGGAATGA
- a CDS encoding DUF4331 domain-containing protein, producing MSATARQPRRFPSGRLAALTATAAALTAASLWGPLTGSSEAGGHIDAPSSVLDTAADLTDVYAFSSPDNPDMVTLIANVRPFEMPGTALNALVDYPFATGARYEIHTDADGDGAPDTTYRWTFRDDDRRPFGLGPKVGPAPVTSLDDRSLGVRQKYNLERVTAGGAGQTLLSDAIAAPTNTGRFLMPDYGKLRAQAIRRLPGGGQTLASQVADSFKADTQVFGLYTVGTRGPVPGWLPDAQPLSVLNVNSLIIQVPKSEVALKGDPARNPVIGVWASVSRPGADLGRSLAKQAPTFRQVSRQGNPHLAFTVYGSTIGLARPGGPEDRFQARAPKDDHLENEFLADTLDPVPPHRIQAAQGYPAPATPRTDIQALFLKGLGADNGSKFGFDLNTHTMNADADRSRIVMAEELRLNLTTPITAAPRAMGVLDGDRQGFPNGRRLNDNIDGPLLRMLEGEPAQPSPPGLLPEPVVALEVADAQSTFPYLNLPHAGP from the coding sequence ATGTCCGCAACTGCCCGACAGCCACGCCGTTTTCCATCCGGCCGTCTCGCCGCACTGACCGCCACCGCCGCCGCACTGACCGCCGCGTCCCTGTGGGGACCGCTGACCGGAAGCAGCGAGGCGGGCGGCCACATCGACGCTCCCTCGTCGGTGCTGGACACGGCGGCGGACCTCACCGACGTGTACGCGTTCAGCAGCCCCGACAACCCCGACATGGTCACCCTCATCGCGAACGTCCGGCCGTTCGAGATGCCCGGGACCGCGCTGAACGCATTGGTGGACTATCCGTTCGCGACGGGTGCGCGGTACGAGATCCACACGGACGCCGACGGTGACGGGGCACCCGACACCACGTACCGCTGGACCTTCCGGGACGACGACCGCAGACCCTTCGGGCTCGGGCCCAAGGTCGGTCCGGCGCCGGTGACTTCGCTGGACGACCGGTCGCTCGGGGTGCGTCAGAAGTACAACCTGGAGCGGGTCACGGCGGGCGGCGCCGGCCAGACGCTGCTGAGCGACGCGATCGCCGCGCCCACCAACACCGGCCGGTTCCTGATGCCGGACTACGGCAAGCTGCGCGCGCAGGCGATCCGCAGGCTGCCGGGCGGCGGCCAGACCCTCGCGAGCCAGGTCGCGGACTCGTTCAAGGCGGACACCCAGGTCTTCGGCCTGTACACGGTCGGGACGCGGGGGCCCGTGCCCGGCTGGCTGCCGGACGCCCAGCCGCTGTCGGTGCTCAATGTGAACAGCCTGATCATCCAGGTGCCCAAGAGCGAGGTGGCGCTGAAGGGCGACCCGGCGCGCAACCCGGTGATCGGGGTGTGGGCGAGCGTCTCCAGGCCGGGCGCGGACCTGGGCCGCAGCCTGGCGAAGCAGGCCCCGACGTTCCGTCAGGTCTCGCGGCAGGGCAATCCGCACCTGGCGTTCACGGTGTACGGCTCCACCATCGGCCTCGCCAGGCCGGGCGGGCCCGAGGACCGCTTCCAGGCACGGGCGCCGAAGGACGACCACCTGGAGAACGAGTTCCTCGCCGACACCCTGGACCCGGTACCGCCGCACCGCATCCAGGCGGCCCAGGGGTACCCGGCACCGGCGACCCCGCGCACCGACATCCAGGCCCTGTTCCTGAAGGGCCTCGGCGCGGACAACGGCTCGAAGTTCGGCTTCGACCTGAACACCCACACCATGAACGCGGACGCCGACCGCAGCCGCATCGTGATGGCCGAGGAACTGCGGCTGAACCTGACGACGCCGATCACCGCCGCACCCCGTGCCATGGGCGTCCTCGACGGCGACCGGCAGGGCTTCCCCAACGGGCGCCGGCTCAACGACAACATCGACGGGCCGCTGCTGCGGATGCTGGAGGGCGAACCCGCCCAGCCGTCGCCGCCCGGACTGCTGCCGGAGCCGGTGGTCGCCCTGGAGGTCGCCGACGCGCAGAGCACCTTCCCGTACCTCAACCTCCCGCACGCGGGCCCGTGA
- a CDS encoding DUF397 domain-containing protein, whose protein sequence is MSNTLRWFKSSYSDSGGGNCIEVAFGWRKSSYSAANGGECIEVATCPHAVHIRDSKVPCGPTFAVAPGAWAAFLTWAD, encoded by the coding sequence ATGAGCAACACCCTTCGGTGGTTCAAGTCCAGCTACAGCGACAGCGGCGGCGGCAACTGCATCGAGGTGGCCTTCGGCTGGCGCAAGTCCTCGTACAGCGCAGCCAACGGCGGCGAGTGCATCGAGGTCGCCACCTGCCCCCATGCCGTCCACATCCGGGACTCCAAGGTGCCCTGCGGGCCCACCTTCGCGGTCGCTCCCGGCGCCTGGGCGGCGTTCCTCACCTGGGCGGACTGA
- a CDS encoding helix-turn-helix domain-containing protein gives MYRLARSGGSRELLRWVSGRAAGWAGLLDGDGTVLHGVTRSPDGTGVEAAALAREYARNLPGLDARSFSFDRGAHTALLFPLDGRPDAAAPILAVVAPRPLPDGLAILLADVAMPLAMCWAAEAVERKRRRVDLAESRSREAVLHLLMTGQLSIAHQVAGALKPNLPDPVRVYVVECPPGRRDEVARICTELSGGRSWIVRCPVYARHLILVVPADAGTAEQRLGIRVAEAVTECVAGVSEDVPLADTATGYRQAFHALAVARGLPARHACYGSAPDPAVAAGAAGALWADELLHPLLTHLPRRSQDPGSQELAATLASWLAFSSHATQHLKIHRNTLAARLRLIGELLGLDLNRVGDQAALDLALRIRATPTAPGRARRDEREPRPPLGLDGILGVVAVREWAAQQLRPLAGPGTSRSSADPRETLRTWLECEAQLAGTAEVLGISVPGVRKRLTRLESVLGRSLLQPPTARYDLWLAFRALDLAEAGTAR, from the coding sequence ATGTACCGGCTGGCCCGGTCGGGCGGATCGCGGGAGCTCCTGCGCTGGGTGTCCGGCCGGGCGGCGGGCTGGGCCGGGCTGCTCGACGGGGACGGCACCGTGCTGCACGGCGTGACCCGGAGCCCGGACGGTACGGGCGTGGAGGCGGCCGCGCTGGCACGCGAGTACGCGAGGAACCTGCCCGGTCTCGACGCCCGCTCCTTCTCCTTCGACCGCGGGGCGCACACCGCGCTGCTGTTCCCGCTGGACGGCCGGCCGGACGCCGCCGCCCCCATTCTGGCCGTGGTCGCACCGCGCCCGCTGCCGGACGGGCTCGCCATACTGCTCGCCGACGTGGCGATGCCGCTCGCCATGTGCTGGGCGGCGGAGGCCGTGGAGCGCAAGCGGCGCCGCGTCGACCTCGCGGAGTCCCGCAGCCGGGAAGCGGTGCTGCATCTGCTCATGACGGGTCAGCTGTCCATCGCGCACCAGGTGGCGGGCGCGCTGAAGCCCAACCTGCCCGATCCCGTCCGGGTGTACGTCGTGGAGTGCCCGCCCGGCCGCCGGGACGAGGTGGCGCGGATCTGCACGGAGCTCTCCGGCGGGCGGTCCTGGATCGTCCGGTGCCCGGTCTACGCCCGCCATCTGATCCTCGTAGTGCCGGCCGACGCGGGCACGGCCGAACAGCGGCTCGGCATCCGGGTCGCCGAGGCGGTCACCGAGTGCGTCGCGGGGGTGAGCGAGGACGTGCCGCTGGCGGACACGGCGACCGGTTACCGCCAGGCGTTCCACGCGCTGGCGGTGGCCCGCGGGCTGCCCGCCCGGCACGCCTGTTACGGCTCGGCGCCGGATCCGGCCGTGGCCGCCGGGGCGGCCGGGGCGCTGTGGGCCGACGAGCTGCTGCACCCGTTGCTCACGCACCTGCCCCGGCGCAGCCAGGACCCGGGAAGCCAGGAACTCGCGGCGACGCTCGCCTCCTGGCTGGCGTTCTCCTCGCACGCGACCCAGCATCTGAAGATCCACCGCAACACCCTGGCCGCCCGGCTCCGGCTGATCGGCGAACTGCTCGGCCTGGACCTGAACCGGGTCGGCGACCAGGCGGCCCTCGATCTGGCCCTGCGCATCCGCGCCACCCCCACCGCGCCCGGCAGGGCCCGCCGGGACGAACGCGAGCCCCGGCCGCCGCTCGGCCTGGACGGCATCCTGGGCGTGGTGGCCGTACGGGAGTGGGCGGCCCAGCAACTGCGTCCGCTCGCCGGACCGGGCACCTCGCGGAGTTCCGCCGACCCGCGGGAGACCCTCCGCACCTGGCTGGAGTGCGAGGCCCAACTCGCCGGTACCGCCGAGGTGCTGGGCATCTCGGTGCCGGGCGTCCGCAAGCGCCTCACCCGGCTCGAATCGGTCCTCGGCCGCTCACTGCTCCAGCCGCCCACCGCCCGTTACGACCTGTGGCTCGCCTTCCGGGCCCTGGACCTCGCAGAGGCCGGCACCGCCCGCTGA
- a CDS encoding nickel transporter, which translates to MTKRIGGAVPAALLLCLTTAPQVHAQPAHPLGNFSLNHYDGLRLVPDGIEDTAVVDSAEIPTAQDEEATDRDRDGRVSAAEAAARAKARCAELAGRTRASVGGEALDWHVGRASLTYGKGAAGLPIARLTCVLRADADLSGPADVTFASGAEAARTGWKEITAVGSGVRLVDSSVPERSSSDALRSYPTGGDGGRSSGVVDARIRTEPGAAGTGGGAGAGGSRLPGAAPAVDRGAILFPALEDRLTGLTSGRDLTVPVGLLAVLLTMLLGAGHAALPGHAKLAVAACLARKEGGVRAAFAVGATVTVTHTAGVLAVGLVLTAGGGFLGERLLGWLGAVSGAVIAVLGTGLVVTAVRALRTGHRASHSHGHGHGHGHGHGHGHGHSHARAHAHGHHHDHDHGSDHGRSRRTGLPALLGVGLAGGLVPSPSALVVLLGAVALSRTFFGVLLVVGYGVGMALTLTSAGLLLAGGSNRLAVLGERRLPALRRYTPYGSVLSALAVLAVGIGLTVRSLA; encoded by the coding sequence ATGACGAAGCGGATCGGCGGTGCGGTGCCTGCCGCGCTGCTCCTCTGCCTGACCACGGCACCGCAGGTGCACGCCCAACCCGCCCATCCCCTGGGGAACTTCAGCCTGAATCATTACGACGGGCTGCGGCTCGTGCCGGACGGGATCGAGGACACGGCCGTCGTCGACAGCGCGGAGATCCCCACCGCCCAGGACGAGGAGGCCACCGACCGGGACCGGGACGGGAGGGTCTCGGCGGCGGAGGCCGCCGCCCGCGCGAAGGCCCGGTGCGCGGAACTGGCCGGGCGGACCCGGGCCTCGGTGGGCGGCGAGGCGCTCGACTGGCACGTCGGGCGCGCCTCCCTGACGTACGGGAAAGGGGCGGCGGGCCTGCCCATCGCCCGGCTGACCTGTGTACTGCGGGCGGACGCCGATCTGTCGGGGCCCGCCGACGTGACGTTCGCCTCGGGGGCGGAGGCGGCGCGGACGGGCTGGAAGGAGATCACGGCGGTCGGGAGCGGGGTGCGGCTGGTCGACTCCTCGGTGCCGGAGCGCAGTTCGAGCGATGCGCTGCGAAGCTACCCGACGGGTGGGGACGGCGGGCGGTCGTCGGGCGTGGTCGATGCGCGGATCCGTACGGAGCCGGGTGCGGCGGGTACGGGGGGAGGGGCGGGTGCCGGCGGGTCCCGGCTGCCCGGCGCGGCCCCGGCCGTGGACCGGGGGGCGATTCTCTTCCCGGCGCTGGAGGACCGGCTCACCGGTCTGACGTCGGGCCGCGACCTGACGGTGCCGGTGGGCCTGCTCGCGGTCCTGCTGACGATGCTCCTGGGTGCGGGGCACGCGGCGTTGCCGGGGCACGCGAAGCTCGCCGTCGCCGCCTGCCTGGCACGGAAGGAGGGCGGCGTGCGGGCCGCGTTCGCGGTGGGTGCGACGGTGACGGTGACCCACACGGCGGGGGTGCTGGCGGTGGGGCTGGTGCTGACGGCGGGGGGCGGCTTCCTGGGGGAGCGGCTGCTGGGGTGGCTGGGGGCGGTGAGCGGGGCGGTGATCGCGGTGCTGGGCACGGGACTCGTGGTGACGGCGGTACGCGCACTGCGGACGGGGCACCGGGCTTCGCACAGCCATGGACACGGGCATGGGCATGGGCACGGGCACGGACATGGACACGGGCACAGCCATGCGCGTGCGCACGCGCATGGGCATCACCACGATCACGATCACGGGTCTGATCACGGGCGTTCCCGTCGTACCGGGCTGCCCGCGCTGCTCGGGGTCGGGCTGGCGGGCGGGCTGGTGCCCAGTCCGTCCGCGCTGGTCGTCCTGCTGGGGGCCGTCGCGCTCAGCCGTACGTTCTTCGGCGTCCTGCTGGTCGTCGGCTACGGCGTCGGCATGGCGCTCACCCTCACCTCCGCCGGGCTGCTGCTGGCCGGCGGCAGTAACCGGCTCGCCGTCCTGGGCGAGCGGCGGCTGCCCGCCCTGCGGCGCTACACCCCGTACGGGAGCGTCCTGAGCGCGCTGGCCGTCCTCGCGGTGGGAATCGGCCTCACGGTGCGCAGTCTGGCCTGA
- a CDS encoding Ig-like domain repeat protein gives MRTRRISAATSLAVLFSSVVLIGGAANPAAADSTKVIPAASVGDIVADGVHKRVFISDPTGGKVLVTDYNGAVVGTIASLPGVTGLELSADSGTLYAAVPGADAIVTIDTAGLTESARYATGEGTDPKHPALAGGKLWFGYGAAAEGNIGSLDLSGAEPVVTLDQDPDRTWYSAPTLASAPGAPDTLAAGIESQSPTELAVYDVASGTATRTAHVRTDGGNLRDLALSPDGQQVVVASGYPYHHQAYRTSDLTPGTTYPSDAYPNAVDIAPDGTVAAGIDGSYEPDVYVYKQDTTKPIRTYDFPNTGTSSGSDLLVPAGLAWAPDTSRLFAVTASSNGTRSLRVLTDAVKSASTVTVDAPANSALGKKLTVTGRVKSDGAFPAGAKATVTRTDIESPKGKALPSVALKSDGSFSFTDTPTAGGQVTYKVSYAGDATHSAASGSDKVAVPRTVTSLTLNHNKALYSYGADVTFTAHLGKTYKNRTVELWVDPFGSDKPNKLVKTGKVNSKGNLSTTVDMTRDTTVTAVFKGDGRYTSKKVTSTAYAKVKVSTSISKQYKTAKIGKTSYRYFHKKTDPVFTTTMTYYKNRSHKLSLELYYQGRWYDAGSQYFKLGTNGKTIVTLNGTHDTGYRMRVRASYVNGTSGDTVNSTTHGAWQYFIFTK, from the coding sequence TTGCGCACGCGCAGAATCTCGGCCGCGACCTCGCTCGCGGTTCTCTTCAGTTCCGTAGTTCTGATCGGCGGTGCGGCGAATCCGGCCGCTGCCGACTCCACCAAGGTCATTCCCGCCGCTTCGGTCGGCGACATCGTCGCGGACGGTGTGCACAAGCGGGTCTTCATCAGTGACCCGACCGGCGGCAAGGTGCTCGTCACCGACTACAACGGCGCGGTCGTCGGCACCATCGCCTCTCTGCCGGGCGTGACCGGCCTCGAACTCTCCGCCGACTCCGGCACGCTGTACGCCGCCGTGCCGGGTGCCGACGCGATCGTCACCATCGACACGGCCGGGCTCACGGAGTCCGCCCGGTACGCGACCGGCGAGGGCACCGACCCGAAGCACCCGGCGCTGGCGGGCGGCAAGCTCTGGTTCGGCTACGGGGCGGCGGCCGAGGGCAACATCGGGTCGCTCGACCTGTCCGGCGCCGAGCCGGTCGTCACCCTGGACCAGGACCCGGACCGCACCTGGTACTCGGCCCCGACCCTGGCGTCCGCGCCCGGTGCGCCGGACACGCTGGCCGCCGGGATCGAGAGCCAGAGCCCGACGGAGCTGGCCGTGTACGACGTCGCCTCGGGGACGGCCACGCGGACCGCGCACGTGCGCACCGACGGGGGCAACCTGCGCGACCTGGCGCTGAGCCCGGACGGACAGCAGGTCGTGGTGGCCAGCGGGTACCCGTACCACCACCAGGCGTACCGGACCTCGGACCTCACGCCCGGGACCACGTATCCGTCCGACGCGTACCCGAACGCCGTGGACATCGCCCCGGACGGGACGGTCGCCGCGGGCATCGACGGTTCCTACGAGCCGGACGTGTACGTCTACAAGCAGGACACCACCAAGCCGATCCGGACGTACGACTTCCCCAACACCGGTACCAGCAGCGGTTCGGACCTCCTGGTGCCTGCCGGGCTGGCCTGGGCGCCGGACACCAGCCGGCTGTTCGCGGTCACCGCGAGCAGCAATGGCACCCGTTCGCTGCGGGTGCTCACCGACGCCGTGAAGTCCGCGAGCACCGTCACGGTCGACGCCCCGGCGAACTCCGCGCTCGGCAAGAAGCTCACCGTCACCGGCCGGGTGAAGTCCGACGGCGCGTTCCCGGCGGGCGCCAAGGCCACCGTGACGCGTACGGACATCGAGTCGCCCAAGGGCAAGGCGCTGCCCTCGGTGGCGCTGAAGTCCGACGGCAGCTTCTCCTTCACCGACACCCCGACCGCCGGTGGCCAGGTCACGTACAAGGTCTCGTACGCGGGCGACGCCACCCACTCCGCGGCCTCCGGCTCCGACAAGGTCGCCGTGCCCCGGACGGTCACCTCGCTGACCCTGAACCACAACAAGGCGCTGTACTCGTACGGCGCCGACGTGACGTTCACGGCGCACCTCGGCAAGACGTACAAGAACCGCACCGTCGAGCTGTGGGTGGACCCGTTCGGGTCGGACAAGCCGAACAAGCTGGTGAAGACCGGCAAGGTCAACTCCAAGGGCAACCTGTCGACCACGGTCGACATGACCCGGGACACCACCGTCACCGCGGTCTTCAAGGGCGACGGCCGGTACACCTCGAAGAAGGTCACGTCGACCGCGTACGCCAAGGTGAAGGTCTCCACCTCCATCTCGAAGCAGTACAAGACGGCGAAGATCGGCAAGACGTCGTACCGGTACTTCCACAAGAAGACCGACCCGGTCTTCACGACGACGATGACGTACTACAAGAACCGCTCGCACAAGCTGTCGCTGGAGCTGTACTACCAGGGCAGGTGGTACGACGCGGGCTCGCAGTACTTCAAGCTCGGCACCAACGGGAAGACCATCGTGACGCTGAACGGCACCCATGACACGGGCTACCGGATGCGCGTCCGTGCCTCGTACGTCAACGGCACCTCGGGCGACACGGTGAACTCGACCACGCACGGCGCCTGGCAGTACTTCATCTTCACGAAGTGA
- a CDS encoding tetratricopeptide repeat protein: MRLPISAAGAAVAVAGCVAGLLYLGPGTGNRPTATAPRAGAAPDAVARAVATARKRTERYPDDPTGWSGLARAEVEQARVTLDAGRLDAADEALRRSLALKRKDNYAAVTGQGLVANARHEFADGRKFGLSATRMAPDRADGYAVLADAEIQLGHYQAARSAVQRLLDIAPAGAAYSRAAYDLETNGRPEDAAIALGRALESAATADERAFAEARLGDLAWNEGAVDRAEWRFRRAVDAVPGHPYGEAGLAKVYAVRGDTAKALGMYRRLVARTPLPQFLAEAVELGGGGERMRGEKAALDAQVRLLRASGGPVDPHLALYVADHGDPEVAVELMRGEWMRSRSVIVADALGWALHRAGHDAEAVGYARQAARTGWGNALFRYHRGAIEHTLGLPEGDRHLREALALNPNFSPYHAPLATRMLKQKAQQKNRQN; the protein is encoded by the coding sequence GTGAGGCTTCCGATCTCCGCGGCGGGCGCGGCGGTGGCCGTCGCCGGGTGCGTGGCGGGACTGCTGTACCTCGGTCCCGGCACGGGAAACCGCCCGACAGCCACCGCCCCGCGGGCCGGTGCGGCGCCCGACGCCGTGGCCCGCGCGGTCGCCACGGCCCGCAAGCGCACGGAGCGCTACCCGGACGATCCGACGGGCTGGTCGGGCCTGGCGCGGGCGGAGGTCGAACAGGCCCGCGTCACGCTCGACGCGGGCCGGCTCGACGCGGCCGACGAGGCCCTGCGCCGCTCGCTGGCCCTCAAGCGCAAGGACAACTACGCCGCGGTGACGGGCCAGGGGCTGGTGGCCAACGCCCGCCACGAGTTCGCGGACGGCCGGAAGTTCGGGCTGAGCGCCACCCGGATGGCGCCGGACCGGGCGGACGGCTACGCGGTGCTGGCCGACGCGGAGATCCAGCTCGGCCACTACCAGGCGGCCAGGTCGGCCGTGCAGCGCCTGCTGGACATCGCTCCGGCGGGGGCCGCGTACAGCAGGGCGGCGTACGACCTGGAGACCAACGGCCGGCCGGAGGACGCCGCGATCGCGCTGGGGAGGGCGTTGGAAAGTGCGGCCACCGCCGACGAACGGGCCTTCGCGGAGGCCCGGTTGGGTGACCTGGCCTGGAACGAGGGCGCGGTGGACCGGGCCGAGTGGCGCTTCCGGCGGGCGGTGGACGCCGTACCCGGGCATCCGTACGGGGAGGCCGGGCTGGCCAAGGTGTACGCGGTGCGCGGTGACACGGCGAAGGCCCTGGGCATGTACCGGCGGCTGGTGGCGCGGACGCCGTTGCCGCAGTTCCTGGCGGAGGCCGTGGAGCTGGGCGGGGGCGGGGAGCGAATGCGGGGGGAGAAGGCGGCGCTGGACGCGCAGGTGCGGCTGCTGCGCGCCTCCGGCGGGCCGGTCGACCCGCATCTCGCCCTGTATGTGGCCGACCACGGGGACCCGGAGGTCGCGGTGGAGCTGATGCGCGGGGAGTGGATGCGGTCCCGGAGCGTGATCGTGGCCGATGCGCTGGGCTGGGCGCTGCACCGCGCGGGGCACGACGCGGAGGCCGTCGGGTACGCCCGGCAGGCGGCGCGGACGGGGTGGGGCAACGCGCTGTTCCGGTACCACCGGGGCGCGATCGAGCACACTCTCGGGCTGCCCGAGGGCGACCGCCACCTGCGGGAGGCGCTCGCCCTGAACCCGAACTTCTCGCCGTACCACGCTCCGTTGGCCACCCGAATGCTGAAGCAGAAGGCCCAGCAGAAGAACCGACAGAACTGA